ACCATGCCAACCTGATATCCACAGGTAGTGAGGTGGTGAACGCGATCATCTCGCTCGTCGGGGCCTTGTCGAACCTACCTGACCAAAGGACCTTCTCAGACATATTGCAGATCACTTCTTTTGCTTCTTCGCAACACTGCGCAATGGCAATCCCCAGACGTAGATGAACCCTTTGGCGCTGGTGTGGTCGAACTGATCACCTTCGGCGTAGGTCGCAAGGCCAGTGTCGTAAAGCGAGTATGGGGACCTGCGGCCGACGACGCTGCACGAACCTTTGAACAGCTTCAGCCTGACCTCTCCGGTGACGAACTCCTGGGTCTTGTCCATGAAAGCATCCAGCGCTTCCTTCAGCGGGCTGAACCAAAGACCATCGTAACAAAGCTCGGCGTAGCGCTGTTCCACGAGCCTCTTGTAGTTCGCGACGTCCTTGGTCAGGACCATCTTCTCTAGGTCCCTGTGCGCGGTTATCAGTGTTATTGCCGCTGGGGCCTCATAAATCTCACGGGACTTGATGCCTACTAGGCGGTCTTCTATCTGATCGATGCGGCCAACGCCATGTTTTCCCGCGATCTCGTTCATCTTCTTGATGAGCGCCACAGCCGACAACTTCTTGCCATCTATGGCCACCGGTACCCCCTTTTCGAACTTTACGGTGACATATTGAGGGGTGTCTGGGGCCTTATCAGGGCTGACCGTCCATTCGAAAGCATCTTCAGGAGGTTCTGCCCAAGCATCTTCCAATATGCCACATTCGCAGCTCCTTCCCCAAAGATTCTCATCTGTGCTGTAAGGACATGCCTTCTTCACATTGATCGGGATGTTATGCTCTTTTGCATATTCGATCTCGTCCTCTCTGGTCATGACCCACTCCCTCATCGGGGCGATGATCTTCAGTGAGGGGTCGAGTGCATTGATCGACACGTCGAAGCGGACCTGGTCGTTGCCCTTCGCGGTGCAACCATGGGCGATGTACTTGGCACCCTCTTTCTTGGCGATGTCGACGAGGAGCTTTGCGATCAAAGGCCTCGCGACCGATGTTGCCATCGGGTAGGTCTGCATGTACATGGCATTCGCCTTCAGGCACGGCCAGACATAGTCCTCGGCGAACTCCTTCTGGGCGTCGATGGCATAGGCGTTGGTAGCGCCGATTATCTTAGCCCTCTCGATGTTCTTGTTCATATCTCCAGGC
This genomic window from Methanomassiliicoccales archaeon contains:
- a CDS encoding argininosuccinate synthase; this translates as MVAKGKKASTARSSKKDKVVLAYSGGLDTSVAIRWLQEKYDLEVIAVSVDVGQPGDMNKNIERAKIIGATNAYAIDAQKEFAEDYVWPCLKANAMYMQTYPMATSVARPLIAKLLVDIAKKEGAKYIAHGCTAKGNDQVRFDVSINALDPSLKIIAPMREWVMTREDEIEYAKEHNIPINVKKACPYSTDENLWGRSCECGILEDAWAEPPEDAFEWTVSPDKAPDTPQYVTVKFEKGVPVAIDGKKLSAVALIKKMNEIAGKHGVGRIDQIEDRLVGIKSREIYEAPAAITLITAHRDLEKMVLTKDVANYKRLVEQRYAELCYDGLWFSPLKEALDAFMDKTQEFVTGEVRLKLFKGSCSVVGRRSPYSLYDTGLATYAEGDQFDHTSAKGFIYVWGLPLRSVAKKQKK